The following proteins come from a genomic window of Mucinivorans hirudinis:
- a CDS encoding Aldose 1-epimerase — MINVRKINLETPEDLLCVEITNTNGAKVELLNLGATIMSLYVPDRNGLLRNVVLSYNDISEYRANQFYFGSTIGRYANRISNGCFRLADKTYKLQINDFPNTNHGGYDGLHSKFFKIRLLDESVEMSYLSADGEAGFPGEVFVVVIYKLTEDNELIIEYRATSDQDTPLNLTNHCYFNLSGDPALLATDALLCIDAEKYMENDSHFIPTGRVLNVDSTKYDFREIKQISSAISQYNCKSFNGFNEYFLLRNEQSTCVLYDQRSGIKMTLRSNYPGIQFYTGDFLRNPRSGICLESQLYPDAPNRPELGDLILKPGCMYNYTIKYKFQIQ; from the coding sequence GTGATTAATGTTAGAAAGATTAATCTCGAAACTCCTGAAGACCTGCTTTGTGTCGAGATTACCAATACAAATGGAGCGAAGGTTGAACTTCTCAATCTGGGTGCAACTATTATGTCTCTATATGTTCCCGACCGAAATGGGTTGTTGCGCAATGTCGTCCTTAGCTATAATGATATTTCTGAATATCGTGCCAACCAATTCTATTTTGGCTCGACAATTGGCAGATATGCCAATCGAATATCAAATGGTTGTTTCCGACTAGCAGACAAAACATACAAATTACAAATCAACGACTTTCCGAATACCAATCACGGAGGATATGATGGGTTGCACTCTAAGTTTTTCAAGATTAGGTTATTGGATGAAAGTGTGGAGATGAGTTATCTCAGTGCTGATGGTGAGGCAGGTTTTCCGGGGGAGGTTTTTGTTGTGGTTATCTATAAATTGACAGAGGATAATGAGTTAATCATAGAGTATAGAGCGACTTCAGACCAAGATACCCCATTAAATTTGACAAACCACTGCTACTTTAACCTATCGGGCGATCCTGCATTGTTGGCAACCGACGCCCTACTCTGCATAGATGCAGAAAAATATATGGAAAATGATTCACACTTTATCCCTACCGGTAGGGTCTTGAACGTTGATTCTACAAAGTACGATTTCAGAGAGATAAAACAGATCAGCTCTGCTATTTCTCAATATAATTGCAAGTCATTCAATGGATTTAACGAGTACTTTCTCCTTCGCAACGAGCAATCAACGTGTGTGCTTTACGACCAACGCAGCGGAATAAAAATGACGCTCAGGAGCAATTATCCGGGGATACAGTTCTACACGGGTGACTTTTTGAGAAACCCACGCAGCGGTATTTGCTTAGAAAGCCAGCTCTATCCGGATGCCCCTAATCGACCGGAATTAGGAGATTTAATACTTAAACCGGGTTGTATGTACAACTATACAATAAAATACAAATTTCAAATTCAATGA